A section of the Ornithinimicrobium sufpigmenti genome encodes:
- a CDS encoding CGNR zinc finger domain-containing protein, translated as MHFTHDTALALQGAAALVNTGVRREGDVDELATVSDLEDFVRRWRWTGRRTRDRAELDEVRALRPRLATFWEADEEGVAELVNTLLAEAQALPRLVNHDDLGWHLHATPDDAPLASRMAVEAAMAFGDVLRANELRRLRVCEADDCRDVHVDLSRNRSRRYCGTTCGNRMAAAAYRERQAARPTGDGGPADGSGAAMEDEA; from the coding sequence ATGCATTTCACTCATGACACAGCGCTGGCGCTCCAGGGTGCCGCGGCCCTGGTGAACACGGGCGTGCGTCGCGAGGGGGACGTGGACGAGCTGGCCACGGTGAGCGACCTGGAGGACTTCGTCCGCCGGTGGCGCTGGACCGGGCGTCGCACCCGGGACCGGGCCGAGCTCGACGAGGTGCGCGCCCTGCGGCCCCGGCTCGCGACCTTCTGGGAGGCGGATGAAGAAGGGGTGGCCGAGCTGGTCAACACGCTGCTCGCCGAGGCCCAGGCCCTGCCGCGGCTGGTCAACCACGACGACCTGGGCTGGCACCTGCACGCCACCCCGGACGACGCCCCGCTCGCCTCCCGGATGGCGGTCGAGGCGGCGATGGCCTTCGGTGACGTGCTGCGGGCCAACGAGCTGCGGCGGCTGCGCGTGTGCGAGGCCGACGACTGCCGCGACGTGCACGTGGACCTGTCCCGCAACCGGTCCCGGCGCTACTGCGGCACCACCTGCGGCAACCGGATGGCGGCTGCGGCATACCGGGAGCGGCAGGCGGCCCGGCCGACCGGTGACGGGGGTCCTGCCGACGGCTCGGGCGCCGCGATGGAGGATGAGGCATGA
- a CDS encoding EamA family transporter translates to MSATSTTPPPTGTSADLVDRGGRGGRASLTPRRSPRRVFWVGLLVAVLSASMFGTSGAVAKSLLVEGWSPGAAVTVRIAVGALLLAPLAVWEMRGRWHLLRSRLTWTHLGLFGLLAVAGCQLFYFLAVERLSVGVALMLEYLGPILVVGWLWLARGQRPRPLTVGGIAVALVGLLLVLDVLGDVQLSTVGVLWGLAAAFGLAVFFVVGADDASGLPPLAFACFGMTLGVLALLVAGLAGVVPMTWDTGPAALAGVTVPWWVPVLWLGVVAAGVAYATGIFAARALGAKVSSFVGLTEVMFAVLWAWVLLAELPAPVQLAGGLLILAGVVCVKLDEPAQGAHAETGPMEVEPIPDRS, encoded by the coding sequence ATGAGCGCGACCTCGACCACCCCGCCGCCCACCGGCACCTCCGCCGACCTCGTCGACCGCGGCGGCCGCGGCGGCCGGGCCAGCCTCACCCCCCGCCGCAGCCCCCGCCGCGTGTTCTGGGTCGGTCTGCTGGTCGCGGTGCTGTCGGCGTCCATGTTCGGCACCTCCGGCGCCGTGGCCAAGAGCCTGCTCGTGGAGGGCTGGTCCCCCGGCGCGGCCGTCACCGTGCGGATCGCGGTCGGCGCCCTGCTCCTGGCACCGCTGGCGGTGTGGGAGATGCGCGGACGCTGGCACCTGCTGCGCAGCCGGCTGACCTGGACCCATCTGGGGCTCTTCGGCCTGCTCGCGGTGGCGGGCTGCCAGCTGTTCTACTTCCTCGCCGTCGAGCGGCTCTCGGTGGGCGTGGCGCTGATGCTCGAGTACCTCGGCCCCATCCTCGTCGTGGGCTGGCTCTGGCTGGCCCGTGGCCAGCGGCCCCGTCCCCTGACGGTCGGCGGCATCGCGGTGGCCCTCGTCGGGCTGCTGCTGGTCCTCGACGTCCTGGGCGACGTGCAGCTCAGCACGGTCGGGGTGCTCTGGGGCCTGGCCGCCGCGTTCGGCCTGGCGGTCTTCTTCGTCGTCGGGGCGGACGACGCCTCCGGGCTGCCGCCTCTGGCCTTCGCCTGCTTCGGTATGACGCTCGGCGTGCTCGCCCTCCTGGTCGCCGGGCTGGCCGGCGTGGTGCCGATGACCTGGGACACCGGCCCGGCCGCCCTCGCCGGGGTGACCGTGCCCTGGTGGGTGCCCGTGCTCTGGCTAGGTGTCGTCGCCGCGGGGGTGGCCTACGCGACCGGCATCTTCGCGGCCCGGGCGCTGGGCGCGAAGGTGAGCTCGTTCGTCGGGCTCACCGAGGTGATGTTCGCCGTGCTGTGGGCCTGGGTCCTGCTCGCCGAGCTGCCCGCCCCGGTCCAGCTGGCCGGTGGCCTGCTGATCCTGGCCGGAGTGGTCTGCGTCAAGCTCGACGAGCCGGCCCAGGGCGCCCACGCCGAGACGGGCCCGATGGAGGTCGAGCCCATCCCCGACCGGTCCTGA
- a CDS encoding S10 family peptidase has product MSVSADQPTPTSDRAASSPERPEPRDLLVETRHTVQTTEGELSYTARTGRVVLREEEFKDDVFEGWKPRAELAVTAYTLDTDEVDRRSRPITFVFNGGPGSSSVWLHLGVMGPRIVDAGEADAPTPPPYALLDNPHTPLRATDLVFIDPMSTGQSRVVEGGKAKDYHGFGKDVEQVTELIRLWCTREDRWMSPKFIAGESYGTTRAVAVAERLFSTFGMQLNGLVLISSVLDFGAQDFRYLRHDEACQSFLPTYAAIAHYHGKHSGRSLREVLAEAEEYAGTTYRWALGRGHRLAAEERAEVLATLARLTGLSEDYLDRSDLRPEHWRFCTELLRSEGRTVGRIDGRITGVLHSGIAEGMDADPSIDMIMGPYAAAIHHYLRGELSSDLDLPYAVFSDAIQHWSYSEFEARPINVTDRLERVLRANPHLRVRIEYGYYDLATPYGAAEDMVAHLRVPEQALDRIEHAYFETGHMPYVGEATRIEEAEGITDFVRRASAS; this is encoded by the coding sequence ATGAGTGTCAGCGCCGACCAGCCCACCCCCACCTCCGACCGCGCCGCGAGCTCCCCGGAGCGGCCGGAGCCGCGGGACCTGCTGGTCGAGACCCGGCACACCGTGCAGACCACCGAGGGCGAGCTGTCCTACACCGCCCGCACCGGGCGGGTCGTCCTGCGCGAGGAGGAGTTCAAGGACGACGTCTTCGAGGGGTGGAAGCCGCGCGCCGAGCTGGCGGTCACGGCATACACCCTCGACACCGACGAGGTCGACCGGCGGTCGCGCCCGATCACCTTCGTCTTCAACGGCGGGCCGGGCTCGAGCTCGGTGTGGCTGCACCTGGGCGTCATGGGGCCGCGCATCGTCGACGCGGGGGAGGCGGACGCGCCGACGCCGCCGCCGTACGCGCTGCTGGACAACCCGCACACCCCGCTGCGGGCCACGGACCTCGTCTTCATCGACCCGATGTCCACCGGCCAGTCCCGCGTGGTCGAGGGCGGCAAGGCTAAGGACTACCACGGTTTCGGCAAGGACGTGGAGCAGGTCACCGAGCTGATCCGGCTGTGGTGCACGCGCGAGGACCGGTGGATGAGCCCCAAGTTCATCGCCGGCGAGTCCTACGGCACGACCCGGGCCGTCGCCGTAGCCGAGCGTCTCTTCAGCACGTTCGGTATGCAGCTCAACGGCCTGGTCCTCATCTCCAGCGTCCTCGACTTCGGCGCCCAGGACTTCCGCTACCTGCGCCACGACGAGGCGTGCCAGTCGTTCCTGCCCACCTACGCCGCCATCGCGCACTACCACGGCAAGCACTCCGGCCGGTCCCTGCGCGAGGTCCTCGCCGAGGCCGAGGAGTATGCCGGCACCACCTACCGGTGGGCGCTCGGCCGGGGTCACCGGCTGGCCGCCGAGGAGCGGGCGGAGGTGCTGGCCACCCTGGCCCGGTTGACCGGCCTGTCCGAGGACTACCTGGACCGCAGCGACCTGCGGCCCGAGCACTGGCGCTTCTGCACCGAGCTGCTCCGCTCGGAGGGGCGCACGGTCGGCCGGATCGACGGGCGGATCACCGGTGTCCTGCACTCCGGGATCGCCGAGGGGATGGACGCCGACCCCTCCATCGACATGATCATGGGCCCGTACGCCGCGGCCATCCACCACTACCTGCGCGGCGAGCTGAGCTCCGACCTCGACCTGCCCTACGCCGTCTTCTCCGACGCGATCCAGCACTGGTCCTACAGCGAGTTCGAGGCCAGGCCGATCAACGTCACCGATCGGCTGGAGCGGGTGCTGCGCGCCAACCCGCACCTGCGGGTCCGGATCGAGTACGGCTACTACGACCTGGCGACCCCCTACGGCGCGGCCGAGGACATGGTCGCCCACCTGCGGGTGCCCGAGCAGGCCCTCGACCGCATCGAGCACGCCTACTTCGAGACCGGCCACATGCCCTACGTCGGGGAGGCCACCCGGATCGAGGAGGCGGAGGGGATCACCGACTTCGTCCGTCGCGCCAGCGCGTCCTGA
- a CDS encoding cell wall-binding repeat-containing protein: MGSAPEAAPSSDWEGVPSDTGLWIVRLAGPSVAAYTATLEARGTASDAQIASFEAQLEAKHAELVDTIDATLGRDVNVEFTYLNVLNGMAVEISEAEAAQLRELPGVLEVYPDIERELDTDVSHEVILSDAVWEGDTGTGAETSGEGVIVGFIDSGVNPYHPSFAETDGEGYTHTNPLGEGVYLGVCADPSAGGYEDICNDKLIGAYNLNPASPSAVDTDDHGSHVGSTIAGNRHEADVNIGGTVIERMVQGVAPRANAISYLVCAPGCPGSSTIAAVDHAIDDGVDVLNYSISGSDFPWNDGVDLAFRDAAAAGINVVASAGNDGPGASTVAKTGPWMAGTAATTHHRVFAQNVAVTGPDPVPSELTEMPGFPGSGPGLDEDLSGEIRSAADQDNFRACTALEPGSMDGAIAFVERGDCTFPVKVENAQAAGAIGVLMGNNVGGPPSAPGGLEDTTIPTVMIPGESSQALLDFFESTDEEVYGTISAEAEIFEDEEWTDIVAGFSSRGPSQYDMLAPTYAAPGVNILAAAAPQGENTDVYAVLGGTSMSSPHAAGATALMRAVYPDLTPTEIRSALALTADSDILKEDAATAADPFDIGSGRINLYNASRVGLVMDESIEAMIAANPAIGGDPATLNLPAMVKHACPGVCSWTRTVTNVADGEATYTATTAGAEGLTLQVSPAEFTLAEGASQEVVITATTVETAGAWAFGEVTFSTDATHSTGEDIADASLPVALKGTAGIPDITVDPAEIEDTQAPDTVTTHELTIGNEGGGTLTWEVLDEDADTVVYEQTQVGTGGIVSDYFTSLSAGVYSADDFVIDSDAEVSTIYTPGFWTAGSLTNATELSWRIYADAEGVPASHPQDGDDAVWAFDAAPTAAGVDITNNHITLDLAAAGAEGLELEAGTYWLSVYPSINTTGNNRWNWLQAGQGAGESAHLVDPNNLFNAGATSWSPLSDLGVQWDALAFTLGGTQSCGADWLNVEPASGTTAPGESTSVEVSLDATGLDEGTYTAQLCIESDDADEPLVTVPVTMSVQIAPIEVERLSGTNRYGTAAAVSGTYAAGAEVVFLATGGDYPDALTGSALAGSLEAPVLLTRPGALPNSTKAELVRLAPERVVVLGGDGAVADAVLAEAAALTGAPVERVSGTNRYGTAAAVAAQFAGQDVERVFVATGVDYPDALSAAARAGALDSPVLLVRRTEIPSATAAALDALEPGSITVLGGEGAVDQDVVNELREWAPTTRTGGLNRWVTSARLFAEVASAETVYVASGQNWPDALAGGAKAGADHEPLLITRQGGLPGAIVQAITRLDPDRAVVLGGTTAVSDKVIEELEDLRGQD; encoded by the coding sequence ATGGGGTCGGCCCCCGAGGCCGCACCCTCCAGCGACTGGGAAGGGGTGCCGAGCGACACGGGTCTGTGGATCGTCCGGCTCGCCGGCCCCTCCGTCGCCGCCTACACCGCCACCCTCGAGGCGCGTGGCACCGCCTCCGACGCCCAGATCGCCAGCTTCGAGGCCCAGCTGGAGGCCAAGCACGCCGAGCTCGTCGACACCATCGACGCGACCCTCGGTCGCGACGTCAACGTGGAGTTCACCTACCTCAACGTCCTCAACGGCATGGCCGTGGAGATCTCCGAGGCCGAGGCCGCGCAGCTTCGCGAGCTGCCCGGTGTCCTGGAGGTCTACCCCGACATCGAGCGGGAGCTGGACACCGACGTCAGCCACGAGGTGATCCTGTCCGACGCCGTCTGGGAGGGCGACACCGGCACGGGTGCCGAGACCTCTGGCGAGGGCGTCATCGTCGGCTTCATCGACTCCGGCGTGAACCCCTACCACCCCTCGTTCGCCGAGACCGACGGTGAGGGCTACACCCACACCAACCCCCTCGGCGAGGGTGTCTACCTGGGTGTCTGCGCCGACCCGTCCGCGGGCGGGTACGAGGACATCTGCAACGACAAGCTCATCGGGGCCTACAACCTGAACCCCGCCTCCCCGAGCGCCGTCGACACCGACGACCACGGCAGCCACGTCGGCTCCACCATCGCCGGCAACCGGCACGAGGCCGACGTGAACATCGGCGGCACCGTGATCGAGCGCATGGTCCAGGGTGTCGCCCCCCGCGCCAACGCCATCTCCTACCTGGTGTGCGCCCCGGGCTGCCCCGGCTCCTCGACCATCGCCGCCGTCGACCACGCGATCGACGACGGCGTGGACGTGCTGAACTACTCCATCTCCGGCAGCGACTTCCCCTGGAACGACGGGGTCGACCTGGCCTTCCGCGACGCCGCGGCCGCCGGGATCAACGTCGTCGCCTCCGCGGGCAACGACGGCCCGGGCGCCAGCACCGTCGCCAAGACCGGCCCCTGGATGGCCGGCACGGCCGCGACGACCCACCACCGGGTCTTCGCCCAGAACGTCGCGGTCACCGGACCGGACCCGGTGCCGTCCGAGCTGACCGAGATGCCGGGCTTCCCCGGCTCCGGCCCGGGACTGGACGAGGACCTGAGCGGCGAGATCCGCTCCGCCGCGGACCAGGACAACTTCCGCGCCTGCACCGCGCTCGAGCCGGGCTCGATGGACGGTGCGATCGCCTTCGTCGAGCGCGGTGACTGCACCTTCCCGGTGAAGGTGGAGAACGCCCAGGCCGCCGGTGCGATCGGTGTCCTGATGGGCAACAACGTCGGCGGACCGCCGAGCGCCCCGGGCGGACTGGAGGACACCACCATCCCCACGGTGATGATCCCGGGCGAGTCCTCGCAGGCGCTGCTGGACTTCTTCGAGAGCACCGACGAGGAGGTCTACGGCACCATCTCCGCCGAGGCGGAGATCTTCGAGGACGAGGAGTGGACCGACATCGTCGCGGGCTTCAGCTCCCGCGGTCCGAGCCAGTACGACATGCTGGCCCCGACCTACGCCGCCCCCGGTGTGAACATCCTCGCGGCCGCCGCGCCGCAGGGTGAGAACACCGACGTGTATGCCGTCCTCGGCGGCACCTCGATGTCCTCGCCGCACGCCGCCGGGGCCACGGCCCTCATGCGGGCCGTGTACCCGGACCTCACCCCGACCGAGATCCGCTCGGCGCTGGCGCTGACGGCCGACTCCGACATCCTCAAGGAGGACGCCGCCACCGCGGCCGACCCCTTCGACATCGGCTCGGGCCGGATCAACCTCTACAACGCCAGCCGCGTCGGCCTCGTCATGGACGAGTCCATCGAGGCCATGATCGCCGCCAACCCCGCCATCGGCGGTGACCCGGCGACGCTGAACCTGCCGGCCATGGTCAAGCACGCCTGCCCCGGCGTGTGCAGCTGGACCCGGACGGTCACCAACGTGGCCGACGGCGAGGCGACCTACACCGCCACCACCGCGGGTGCCGAGGGTCTGACCCTGCAGGTCTCCCCGGCCGAGTTCACCCTGGCCGAGGGCGCGTCGCAGGAGGTCGTCATCACGGCGACCACGGTCGAGACGGCCGGCGCCTGGGCGTTCGGCGAGGTCACCTTCTCCACCGACGCGACGCACAGCACCGGCGAGGACATCGCCGACGCCTCTCTCCCGGTGGCCCTGAAGGGCACCGCAGGTATTCCCGACATCACCGTCGACCCGGCGGAGATCGAGGACACCCAGGCTCCGGACACGGTGACCACCCACGAGCTGACCATCGGCAACGAGGGTGGCGGCACGCTGACCTGGGAGGTGCTGGACGAGGACGCCGACACTGTCGTCTACGAGCAGACCCAGGTCGGCACGGGTGGCATCGTCAGCGACTACTTCACCTCGCTGAGCGCCGGCGTCTACTCCGCCGACGACTTCGTCATCGACAGCGACGCCGAGGTCAGCACGATCTACACGCCCGGTTTCTGGACCGCCGGCTCGCTGACCAACGCCACAGAACTGAGCTGGCGCATCTACGCCGACGCAGAGGGTGTGCCCGCGTCCCACCCCCAGGATGGGGACGACGCGGTGTGGGCCTTCGACGCCGCCCCCACGGCCGCCGGTGTCGACATCACCAACAACCACATCACCCTGGACCTGGCCGCGGCCGGGGCCGAGGGGCTGGAGCTCGAGGCCGGCACCTACTGGCTGTCGGTCTACCCGTCGATCAACACCACGGGGAACAACCGGTGGAACTGGCTGCAGGCCGGCCAGGGCGCGGGTGAGTCCGCCCACCTGGTCGACCCGAACAACCTGTTCAACGCCGGTGCCACGAGCTGGAGCCCGCTCAGTGACCTGGGCGTGCAGTGGGATGCGCTGGCCTTCACCCTGGGCGGCACGCAGTCCTGCGGTGCCGACTGGCTGAACGTCGAGCCGGCGAGCGGCACCACCGCTCCCGGTGAGAGCACGAGCGTCGAGGTCTCCCTCGACGCCACCGGCCTGGACGAGGGCACCTACACGGCGCAGCTGTGCATCGAGTCCGACGACGCCGACGAGCCGCTGGTGACCGTCCCGGTCACAATGTCCGTCCAGATCGCGCCGATCGAGGTCGAGCGCCTCTCTGGCACGAACCGGTACGGCACGGCTGCGGCGGTGTCGGGCACGTACGCGGCCGGTGCTGAGGTGGTGTTCCTGGCTACGGGCGGGGACTACCCGGACGCGTTGACCGGTTCGGCTCTGGCTGGGTCGTTGGAGGCTCCGGTGCTGTTGACCCGTCCGGGTGCGTTGCCGAACTCGACCAAGGCCGAGCTGGTGCGTCTGGCGCCGGAGCGGGTCGTGGTGCTGGGTGGTGACGGCGCGGTGGCGGATGCGGTGCTGGCTGAGGCTGCTGCGTTGACCGGTGCGCCGGTGGAGCGGGTCTCGGGCACGAACCGGTACGGCACTGCTGCGGCGGTGGCGGCCCAGTTCGCGGGTCAGGACGTGGAGCGGGTGTTCGTGGCCACTGGTGTGGACTACCCGGACGCGTTGTCCGCGGCGGCTCGTGCTGGTGCCCTGGACTCTCCGGTGCTGCTGGTGCGTCGTACGGAGATCCCGTCGGCGACCGCTGCTGCGCTGGACGCGTTGGAGCCGGGGTCGATCACGGTGCTCGGTGGTGAGGGCGCGGTGGACCAGGACGTGGTCAACGAGCTGCGGGAGTGGGCTCCGACCACGCGTACTGGTGGCCTGAACCGGTGGGTCACCTCGGCTCGCCTGTTCGCTGAGGTCGCGTCCGCGGAGACCGTGTATGTGGCCTCGGGTCAGAACTGGCCGGACGCCCTGGCTGGTGGCGCGAAGGCTGGTGCGGACCACGAGCCGCTGCTGATCACCCGTCAGGGTGGTCTGCCCGGTGCGATCGTCCAGGCCATCACGCGTCTGGACCCCGACCGCGCCGTCGTGCTCGGTGGGACCACCGCGGTCTCGGACAAGGTGATCGAGGAGCTGGAGGACCTGCGCGGTCAGGACTGA
- a CDS encoding M3 family metallopeptidase, which translates to MSNPLLAPSTLEYSLPDYARITDAHVREALEVGMAEQLAALRALAQDEEPATVENVLHAWETSGATLDRTMSAFWVAKAADTNDERDAIMTEFSPRLAQHSDAIMLDPDLYARLRALRERADAGEVVLDEQDEFVLTERLRGYERGGVNLPEDQQARLRELNAELAGLSTEFDRLLVAGRNAAAVHVTDEARLAGLSDDDRAGLRESARARDLDGWLVTITNTTRQPVLDGLEDRALREEVFLASTGRGLGSDDAVHDTRSILVRIARLRAERATLLGYPHHAAYVHEVACAGSTDAVNDLLARLATGVVQIAEREAEELREQLHTLDPEATMEAWDWQFLATARSSAQGEGPDPEQLKPYLEYSRVLHDGVFAAATALYGITFRQRPDLVGYTKDATVYEVREEDGTVLGAVVIDPFTRPTKRGGAWMTSIVDQSHLLGDLPVVTNTCNLPAPAPGSPSLMTWDNVITLFHEFGHDLHGLLSDVRYPSRSGTSVPRDFVEFPSQVNEIWAFEPELIQRYARHHETDEPLPQEWVQALVEARQESGASTLELLKAMILDQAWHQTPLAELPEDGSGVEAFEAAALERAGVAFPLVPPRYRSAYFHHIFGGGYAAGYYSYLWSEVMDADTVAWFREQGTADQPGGMTRAAGERFRRELLGPGGSVEALETYRRFRGADPDVTPLLHRLGLAG; encoded by the coding sequence ATGTCGAACCCCCTCCTCGCCCCCTCCACGCTGGAGTACTCCCTGCCCGACTACGCGCGGATCACCGACGCCCACGTGCGTGAGGCGCTGGAGGTCGGGATGGCTGAGCAGCTCGCCGCGCTGCGCGCCCTGGCGCAGGACGAGGAGCCGGCCACCGTCGAGAACGTGCTGCACGCCTGGGAGACCAGCGGCGCGACGCTGGACCGCACGATGTCCGCCTTCTGGGTCGCCAAGGCCGCCGACACCAACGACGAGCGCGACGCGATCATGACCGAGTTCAGCCCCCGGCTTGCCCAGCACAGCGACGCCATCATGCTCGACCCGGACCTGTACGCCCGCCTCCGTGCCCTCCGCGAGCGGGCCGACGCCGGCGAGGTCGTCCTGGACGAGCAGGACGAGTTCGTCCTCACCGAGCGGCTGCGCGGCTACGAGCGCGGCGGGGTGAACCTGCCGGAGGACCAGCAGGCCCGGCTGCGGGAGCTGAACGCCGAGCTGGCCGGCCTGTCCACCGAGTTCGACCGCCTCCTGGTCGCGGGCCGCAACGCGGCGGCGGTGCACGTCACCGACGAGGCCCGCCTGGCCGGCCTGTCGGACGACGACCGCGCCGGTCTGCGCGAGTCGGCCCGCGCCCGCGACCTCGACGGCTGGCTGGTCACCATCACCAACACCACCCGCCAGCCCGTGCTGGACGGCCTGGAGGACCGCGCGCTGCGTGAGGAGGTCTTCCTGGCCTCGACGGGGCGCGGCCTGGGCTCTGACGACGCTGTGCACGACACGCGTTCGATCCTGGTCCGGATCGCCCGCCTGCGGGCCGAGCGGGCCACCCTGCTGGGCTACCCGCACCACGCCGCCTACGTGCACGAGGTGGCCTGCGCCGGCAGCACGGACGCGGTCAACGACCTGCTGGCCCGGCTCGCCACCGGCGTGGTCCAGATCGCCGAGCGGGAGGCCGAGGAGCTGCGCGAGCAGCTGCATACCCTCGACCCTGAGGCGACGATGGAGGCGTGGGACTGGCAGTTCCTGGCGACCGCGCGGAGCTCGGCGCAGGGCGAGGGCCCGGACCCGGAGCAGCTCAAGCCCTACCTGGAGTACTCCCGGGTCCTGCACGACGGGGTGTTCGCCGCGGCCACCGCGCTCTACGGCATCACCTTCCGCCAGCGGCCCGACCTGGTCGGGTACACGAAGGACGCCACCGTCTACGAGGTCCGGGAGGAGGACGGCACCGTCCTGGGCGCCGTGGTCATCGACCCGTTCACCCGGCCGACCAAGCGGGGCGGGGCCTGGATGACCAGCATCGTGGACCAGTCCCACCTGCTCGGCGACCTGCCCGTGGTGACGAACACCTGCAACCTGCCCGCGCCGGCGCCCGGCTCGCCCAGCCTGATGACCTGGGACAACGTCATCACCCTCTTCCACGAGTTCGGGCACGACCTGCACGGGTTGCTCTCCGACGTCCGCTACCCCTCCCGGTCCGGCACGTCGGTGCCCCGGGACTTCGTCGAGTTTCCCAGCCAGGTCAACGAGATCTGGGCCTTCGAGCCCGAGCTCATCCAGCGCTACGCCCGGCACCACGAGACCGACGAGCCGCTGCCGCAGGAGTGGGTGCAGGCCCTGGTCGAGGCCCGGCAGGAGAGCGGTGCCTCGACCCTGGAGCTGCTCAAGGCGATGATCCTGGACCAGGCGTGGCACCAGACGCCGCTGGCCGAGCTGCCCGAGGACGGGTCGGGCGTGGAGGCCTTCGAGGCCGCCGCGCTCGAGCGGGCCGGAGTCGCCTTCCCGCTCGTCCCGCCGCGGTACCGCTCGGCCTACTTCCACCACATCTTCGGCGGCGGCTACGCCGCGGGCTACTACTCCTACCTGTGGTCCGAGGTGATGGACGCCGACACCGTCGCCTGGTTCCGCGAGCAGGGCACGGCCGACCAGCCCGGGGGTATGACGCGCGCCGCCGGGGAGCGCTTCCGCCGGGAGCTGCTCGGGCCCGGTGGCTCGGTCGAGGCGCTGGAGACCTACCGCCGCTTCCGCGGCGCCGACCCGGACGTCACCCCGCTGCTGCACCGCCTGGGGCTCGCCGGCTGA